The DNA segment TTCCCAAACTATAATGAGCAGTAATATTATCTAATTTATCAGCTATACTAAGTATACTTCCTATAACAGTTTCAGGTAACTTATCCCCAGCAAAACGTGGTAAATAATGTTCTCGGATACCTTCAACAACATCTTTGTTTTCTCCAGCTATATCAGCATATTCGGCACCCATTATTCCCTGCAATTTAGCAAATTCATTGACCATTTCTGTAAGTAAATCATTTTTACTTAATTCAGCAGCTCTAATAAGATTATCTGTTTTATCCTTTGCTAAATTATATTCATTGGCAATTTTTTTAGATAATTTTTCAATTCTCAATACTTTATCATACATAGTACCTAAATCTTCTTTAAAGATAACATCTTTTAAATCATCTTTTAGATTTGCAAAATCATCTTTTTGATCTTCTTCAAAAAAGAATTGTGCATCAGCTAGCCTGGCCTTTAATACCATTTCATTACCATTTATAACAGTATCTAAATGCTCTTCATTACCGTCTCTTACACCAACAAAAAGATTATCTAGTTCTCCAGATTTTTTCCTTACTGGAAAATAGCGTTGATGTTCTACCATAGATGTTATCAAAACATCTTCTGGAATTTCCAAATATTCATTAGAAAAGCTTCCACAAAATGCTGTCGGATATTCTACTAAATCCACTACTTCAGATAATAGATCATCAGTAAAAACAACTTCTCCTGAAATTTTATCCAAATCTTTAATTTGTTCTATGATAATTTTTTTTCTTTTATCTTGATCAACAATTATATAATTATCATTTAATATATCAAAATAATTTTGAGCTTTATCAATTTTACATGCATTTTCAGTTAAAAAACGATGGCCATAACTTAATCTGCCAGAAGTTACACCTGCAATTTCAAAATTTATTTCCTGGTTACCAAATAAAGCAACCAGCCATTTAATTGGTCTTATAAATTTAAAATCAACATTCCCCCAGCGCATGGACTTAGGAAAATTAATATTTTTCATTAAGCTTAAAATAATATCATTTAATATTTTTTTTGTTTTTTCCCCTTCTTCAACTTTATCAGCATAAAGATAATCATCTCTTACTACCAGGTCTTCAACTTCAACTCCCTGTCCCCGGGCAAAACCTTCACCAGCTTTAGTAGGATTACCATCATCATCAAAAGCAATTTCATAGGCAGGCCCTCTTACACTTTCTTTTTTATCATTTTGATTTTCAGACAAATCTTCAATATATAAAGTTAATCTTCGTGGAGTTGAATACACATTTAAATCTTTATATTCCAAACGATTATCAGAAAAAATATTAGCTGCTTTTTGTGAAAAATTTTGACGAATTAAATCCATATCATTAGCAGGCATCTCTTCAGTTCCAATCTCTAATAAAAAATCTTCAGCCATTTTTTTCACTCCTTTGTTAAGTATAAACTTACAATATTGTAAATTTTATTTATTCAGATAAACTTTAGCACATTCATGAGCTAATTTTCTAACTCGTTTTATATAATTAGCCCTCTCACTTACACTAACTGCTCCTCTTCCATCCAAAAGATTAAATACATGTGAACACTTAAGAGTATAATCATAAGCAGGCAATGCCAGTTCTTTATCAATTATCTTTTTAGCTTCCTTTTCAAACATATCAAATTGCTTTTGTAAAAAATCTATACTTGCAATTTCAAAATTATATTCAGATTGCTCTACTTCATTATTATAATAAATATCACCATATTTTACTCCTTCTACCCATTCAATCTCATAAACCTCATCTACTTTTTGCAAATACATAGCAAGTCTTTCAAGTCCATAAGTAATTTCTACAGTAACTGGTTTAGCTTCAAAACCACCTACCTGTTGAAAATATGTAAATTGAGTTATTTCCATACCATCCAACCAGACTTCCCAACCAAGACCCCAGGCTCCTAATGTAGGAGCTTCCCAGTTGTCTTCAACAAAACGAATATCATGTTTTTTTGAATCAATTCCTAGTGCGGAAAGACTATCCAAAAACAGCTGTTGTATATTATCAGGTGAAGGTTTCATTATTACCTGATACTGAAAATATCTCTGCATTCTATAGGGATTATCTCCATATCTACCATCCTGTGGTCTTCTACAGGGTTGAACATAAGCAGTATTCCATTCTTCAGGGCCCAGAGAACGTAAAAATGTAGAAGGGCTCATTGTTCCAGCTCCAACCTCAATATCATAAGGTTGTTCGATTACACAATTTTGTTCACCCCAAAATTTGTTTAAACGCTGTATTATTTCTTGAAAGTTCATTATATCCATCCTTTCTTTGCTAGAATATTAAAATAAAAGGAAAAACCTCATTCCAATTTTAGGAACGAGGTAAATTTATATTAATCTTAAATTAATATTTTTAATTTAAATCTTCCTCTTCTTGTTTTTCTTTTTCTTTTGTTATTTCTAATTTATATTCTTTCAACATAGCAGCCATACCACCTAAAATTCCTATATAGGGAAATAAAACCAGACCAACCACTCCTGCAGTTACAGGTATTTCAAGAATCGATTCTCCCTTATCATTCTTAACTGTAATTTTTTTTACGTTACCTTCTTTAATTATTTCTCTTAACTTGTCCATTAATTCATTTCCCATTACATTCATTTTTTCTTTTTCATATTTTTTTTCAGTATCCTGTTTTTCACCAGTTTCCATATTTTCTTCTAAATGAATTAAAGCTGCAACGACATCTCCATCACAATCCTCTAAAGCCTGATTGGCTTCATTATAACTAACATCCAATCGTTTTTTTATAATATCAATCTTTTCTAATTTTTCCATTATATCACCTCTTTTTAAATTTAACCTAAGTTTTTGATCATATGTAAAAATTTTTCTGATTTAATGTTTATATCAAGGTGATAAATAATAAATTGGTCTATTAGTTTGTTAATTATCTGAAATGCATTTTCAGATATTCTTAAATTTTTAGGTAGTGTTTTATTTTCACCAAGGAGATATCTTAAGATAACTAAAGATTCTCCAGATATATAAAAGTTATACTCTTCTTCATTTTGTAAACAATTATCACAAACAAGTCCACCATGAGATATACTAAAAGTATTAGATTTAGAAGGATTAATTTTTTTATCACATTTAACACAACTCATAAATTCCGGTTTAAAACCCAAAATTTCAAGTAATTTCCCTTTAAAAGTAATATTAATTAAATCCAATTTTTCAGTATCATTTTTATCTGTATTTCTAATATTATAAAATGTTTTTAAAATAAGTGAAAAAAACAATTCATTCGGTTTATCTTCCTGTCCAGTTTTTGTAGATATTTCTGCGACATATGAAGCATATGCCATTTTTAAAAGGTTTTCACGCAATTCAGGAAAAGAGTATATGTTTTCAATATGATTAATTTTAGCTAAAGATTTGCCCTGATATATTTTTATTTCATTATAACTAAAAGGCAAAACTAATCCAGAAATTCTACTTTTTGCTTTACGAACTCCATTGGCTACAGCCCTTACTTTTCCTTTATCTCGGGTATAAAAGGTTATTATTTTATCTGACTCACCGAGATCAAAATGTTTTAATATTATACCTTCTGTTTCAAAAGTGGCCATTATCTAATCTGTATCCACTCCCTCTCCTGTAACTATTTCAACACCTGAACTTGCACCAATTCTATTTGCACCTGCATCTAACATATCAAGAGCCTGGTCAAAGTTTTTAATTCCTCCTGAAGCTTTAACACCAATATCTCTCCCAACAGTTTTTCTCATTAAACTTACACCCTCAATAGTGGCTCCATCAGTGCCAAAACCAGTGGAGGTTTTTACAAAATCTGCACCAGCATCTTTAGCAATTTCACAGGCTTTTACAATTTCTTCATCATCAAGATAACAGGTTTCAATAATTACTTTAACTATAATATCTGAAGTAACCCCTGTCGATTTTGTTGCATCTACTACTGATTTTATATCAGATTTTACTAAATCATAAGCTTTAGATTTAAAAGCTGAAATATTCATTACC comes from the Halanaerobiales bacterium genome and includes:
- a CDS encoding DUF4342 domain-containing protein, which codes for MEKLEKIDIIKKRLDVSYNEANQALEDCDGDVVAALIHLEENMETGEKQDTEKKYEKEKMNVMGNELMDKLREIIKEGNVKKITVKNDKGESILEIPVTAGVVGLVLFPYIGILGGMAAMLKEYKLEITKEKEKQEEEDLN
- the recO gene encoding DNA repair protein RecO; this translates as MATFETEGIILKHFDLGESDKIITFYTRDKGKVRAVANGVRKAKSRISGLVLPFSYNEIKIYQGKSLAKINHIENIYSFPELRENLLKMAYASYVAEISTKTGQEDKPNELFFSLILKTFYNIRNTDKNDTEKLDLINITFKGKLLEILGFKPEFMSCVKCDKKINPSKSNTFSISHGGLVCDNCLQNEEEYNFYISGESLVILRYLLGENKTLPKNLRISENAFQIINKLIDQFIIYHLDINIKSEKFLHMIKNLG
- a CDS encoding glycine--tRNA ligase subunit alpha; the encoded protein is MNFQEIIQRLNKFWGEQNCVIEQPYDIEVGAGTMSPSTFLRSLGPEEWNTAYVQPCRRPQDGRYGDNPYRMQRYFQYQVIMKPSPDNIQQLFLDSLSALGIDSKKHDIRFVEDNWEAPTLGAWGLGWEVWLDGMEITQFTYFQQVGGFEAKPVTVEITYGLERLAMYLQKVDEVYEIEWVEGVKYGDIYYNNEVEQSEYNFEIASIDFLQKQFDMFEKEAKKIIDKELALPAYDYTLKCSHVFNLLDGRGAVSVSERANYIKRVRKLAHECAKVYLNK
- the deoC gene encoding deoxyribose-phosphate aldolase, encoding MAIKPRDMAKMIDHTFLKATGTVDDIKKLCNEAAENEFASVCIHPVFVPLASKMLADTSVKVTTVIGFPLGANTSETKAFETRNAIKNGAQEIDMVMNISAFKSKAYDLVKSDIKSVVDATKSTGVTSDIIVKVIIETCYLDDEEIVKACEIAKDAGADFVKTSTGFGTDGATIEGVSLMRKTVGRDIGVKASGGIKNFDQALDMLDAGANRIGASSGVEIVTGEGVDTD
- the glyS gene encoding glycine--tRNA ligase subunit beta, encoding MAEDFLLEIGTEEMPANDMDLIRQNFSQKAANIFSDNRLEYKDLNVYSTPRRLTLYIEDLSENQNDKKESVRGPAYEIAFDDDGNPTKAGEGFARGQGVEVEDLVVRDDYLYADKVEEGEKTKKILNDIILSLMKNINFPKSMRWGNVDFKFIRPIKWLVALFGNQEINFEIAGVTSGRLSYGHRFLTENACKIDKAQNYFDILNDNYIIVDQDKRKKIIIEQIKDLDKISGEVVFTDDLLSEVVDLVEYPTAFCGSFSNEYLEIPEDVLITSMVEHQRYFPVRKKSGELDNLFVGVRDGNEEHLDTVINGNEMVLKARLADAQFFFEEDQKDDFANLKDDLKDVIFKEDLGTMYDKVLRIEKLSKKIANEYNLAKDKTDNLIRAAELSKNDLLTEMVNEFAKLQGIMGAEYADIAGENKDVVEGIREHYLPRFAGDKLPETVIGSILSIADKLDNITAHYSLGIKPSGSQDPFALRRQASSIVRIIINLGENIKISNLINYSLDTLNNDSDDLIKEIKELLLQRLRNELEEMNLRYDVINAAISIKNDDFVDLKDRAEAVMEVRQDNPELFVDLFRGLVRAKNLGNKAEGKPDIDKNLFETEEEENLYNKYINLKEIIKNKYKTGDYKSALKRLVEFKKPVDLFLDNVIVMVDNKKLRKNRLALLQKVAKISEMFIDIDEIALDD